The nucleotide window GTGACCGCCGTCACGATGTCCACGCGTGTCTCGGATCGAGGAGTGGCCCGCACGGCAGAGCCACCCGGATGACCGATATCTTCGGGCGGTTCCACTCTCCGGCCGCGCACATGTGCGTCATTGCCGGACACGGTGCGGATGTTCGACTGGAACGGCGCAACGGCTGCCGCCTCCGGCTGCTCTTCGTCCAGGCCCTCTTCATCCACAAGCCCCAGATAGAGCAACGCCTTCTGGAACAACGAACTCATACGACCCCTTTTGTCATGCGGGAACCAAAGATAGCCCGTCCCAGACGTATCATCGTCGATCCTTCCTCTATCGCCACTTCGAAGTCGTCTGTCATGCCCATCGAGAGTTCGGTGATCGACGGCCAGCGTTCCGCGAGCCGTGTTCGCAGTGTCGCCAGTTCTCGAAAGTACGGCCGGACCTGCTCGGCATCCTGGGCAATCGGAGGAACCGCCATCAGACCGCGAACGTCGACGCCGAGCGCCATCAAGTGGTCCGTGACCTCGTCCACCATCTCGATCGGAACGCCCGGTTTCTGGGGCTCTCCGCCGATGTTGACCTCGATCAGTACCGGAGGTGCCAAGCCCGGGCCCTTGAGCCACGCTGCCCCCAACGTCACACTGTCCATCGAGTGAAGCAGCGAAACGATGGGGCGCACCAACCGGACCTTGTTGCGCTGAAGGTGCCCGACGAAGTGCCACTCGATGTCGCCGGGAAGTTGCCCCACCTTGCCGACCAGTTCCTGTGCCCGGTTCTCACCGAACACCCGCTGCCCTGCATCGTACGCCGCCTGGAGCACGGCCGCCGGATGCGTCTTTCCTATCGCTACGAGCGTGATGTCGGCACGATTGCGTCCTGAGCGCGCCGCTGCGCGCCGAATACGAGTCTCGATCTCGGCCAGTCTCACGGCAACCATGCCACGCCTGCCATCCTCTTCGTGGTTCCATCACGCCTGTGCGAAAAGAATCCTCTTCCGCATCGCGTGCATCCTCTATCTTCCCACCAGTCGAGGCCGTCCAGTTCGTCTCGCACGACCCCGGCGAGGTCGACGCTCGGCGTCCCTGACGTCGTGACCGCCTCGTGCCCATCAAATACGGCGGACACCTCCTCCCCAACCTCGAAACAACATGGGCCGATTCCCGGTCCAATCACCGCGCGCGTCGGTGCCACCCCGGCGTCGATCATCGCCTCCCTCAGATTGTGGACCACCCGCTCTGCGAGACCACGCCAACCCGCGTGTGCAATGCCGACACCGCGATCGCAAAGGAGGGCAACGGCGTAGCAATCGGCGGTAAAGATGGCTACGGGAAGTCCGGGTACGGTCGTGAACAAGGCGTCGGCGGCGCCCGCATCCCCCGGCCGATCCACGTGTACAACTGCTCCGCCGTGCACTTGGCGAACCGTTGCCCATTCCGAACTGATCCCGAGTGCTGCGGCGAATGCGTCACGCGCCTCCGCGTCGGATCGCAGGTCGCCGTCCGCGGCGATGCTGAACGCCGTACGGCCTCGAGTCATCCCTGAACGAAGCTGGGAATCAGGTCATCATCTCCCTGAAGTCTCCCGGATGCGAATCCCGACGGCCTACGGGAGCGGTCGAAACCTGCGGCGATCACCGTAACGCGAACCTCGTCCCCCAGTGTGCCGTCAACGACCGCTCCGAAGATGATGTCGGCTTGATCGTCACTCTTGTCGGCAACGAGAGTCGCTGCCTCGTTCACTTCGTGCAGTGTCATGTCCTCCGGACCAGCCACCATCAGCAACACACCCCGAGCACCTTCCATCGATGTCTCCAGCAGACCGCTGGAGATCGCCCGCTGTGCCGCCTGAGCGGCTCGCCCTTCTCCGGACGACCGACCTATTCCCATCACCGCCGTTCCCGCGTCGGTCAGAATTGTGCGGACGTCCGCGAAGTCGACGTTGATGAGGCCCGGAGTAGTGATCAGACCTGTGATCCCCGCCACGCCACCGGTCAGCACCTCGTCCGCCATCTTGAACGCTTCCAGCATCGGCGTCTTCGGGTCGGTCAGTTCGAGGAGGCGATCATTCGGAATCACGATGAGGGTGTCCACCGCTTCACGAAGATTCTGGATTCCTTGCTCGGCTTGCACCGATCTGCGCCGGCCTTCGAATCCAAAGGGTCTCGTGACCACGCCGACGGTCAACGCTCCGACCTCCTTGGCGATCTCGGCCACGATGGGAGCCGCTCCCGTTCCGGTCCCGCCGCCTTCTCCGGCCGTCACGAAGACCATGTCGGCCCCTTTGAGGACTTCCTCGATCTCTTCTCGATGGCTCTCCGCGGCAGACCTGCCGACGTCGGGATCCGCTCCCGCTCCGAGCCCGCGCGTAATGTCCCGCCCGAGATCGAGCTTGACGTCTGCGTCCGACATGAGCAGTGTCTGGGCGTCAGTGTTCACTGCCACGAATTCCACACCGCGAACGCCCGCATCGACCATACGGTTCACCGCGTTGACACCGCCACCTCCAACGCCAACGACCTTGATCACGGCCAGGTAACTTTGCGGCGATGTACTCCTCTTTGCAGACCCACTCATGGCAACTTCCTCACTTGAATCTCGACTAGAACTTTAGGTCACTGTATCTGCTTGTAAAGCGAAAAGCCTTCACCCTCAACTAGAGCCTTCTACTGCCGGACGGGAGGGCGCGATCAAGTTGACAACGGATCCTTCCGGCACTCCGTCGGCCAGCACGGCTTCGAGCGCAGCGGCCTTCTCCGCCATGTCGACTGGCGCTCCCAACCGAACGTACACCGATGCCGTACGCGACCACAGTTCGCCATTACGGACTTCCACCACGGTCCCCGAACGCATCGGCACCGGGAGGGCTGCCACGTACTCGACCGCACCTCCGACCAGCCCTGGTCCGACGATCTCGCCAGGTGCTCCAGGATCGACGTCGCCAAGTAGCAGCAACGCGGCATCGTCAGGAACATGATCGGCCGGACCAAGGAGCATGCCGTCGGCCGCGATCAGCAGCCACCGGGTTCCCCACTGGAAACCTGCTATCGGCGTTCGTTCATGTATCTGAATTTCCACGGTGTGGGGAAACGTTCGACTGACCTTTGCCCGGGAAATCCAAGGGTCTTGCTCGAGCAGCTCCTCGACGGCGCGGGGTCGCACCCTCAACATCGGCACGTCCACCCGTACGCCGGCTTCCTCGACGACGGCGGCGGCATCGGAACGATCCACTCCGTACAGACCGATCTGTTGCACGGCCAGCCAA belongs to Gammaproteobacteria bacterium and includes:
- a CDS encoding YggS family pyridoxal phosphate-dependent enzyme, with the protein product MVAVRLAEIETRIRRAAARSGRNRADITLVAIGKTHPAAVLQAAYDAGQRVFGENRAQELVGKVGQLPGDIEWHFVGHLQRNKVRLVRPIVSLLHSMDSVTLGAAWLKGPGLAPPVLIEVNIGGEPQKPGVPIEMVDEVTDHLMALGVDVRGLMAVPPIAQDAEQVRPYFRELATLRTRLAERWPSITELSMGMTDDFEVAIEEGSTMIRLGRAIFGSRMTKGVV
- a CDS encoding laccase domain-containing protein, with protein sequence MTRGRTAFSIAADGDLRSDAEARDAFAAALGISSEWATVRQVHGGAVVHVDRPGDAGAADALFTTVPGLPVAIFTADCYAVALLCDRGVGIAHAGWRGLAERVVHNLREAMIDAGVAPTRAVIGPGIGPCCFEVGEEVSAVFDGHEAVTTSGTPSVDLAGVVRDELDGLDWWEDRGCTRCGRGFFSHRRDGTTKRMAGVAWLP
- the ftsZ gene encoding cell division protein FtsZ; protein product: MSGSAKRSTSPQSYLAVIKVVGVGGGGVNAVNRMVDAGVRGVEFVAVNTDAQTLLMSDADVKLDLGRDITRGLGAGADPDVGRSAAESHREEIEEVLKGADMVFVTAGEGGGTGTGAAPIVAEIAKEVGALTVGVVTRPFGFEGRRRSVQAEQGIQNLREAVDTLIVIPNDRLLELTDPKTPMLEAFKMADEVLTGGVAGITGLITTPGLINVDFADVRTILTDAGTAVMGIGRSSGEGRAAQAAQRAISSGLLETSMEGARGVLLMVAGPEDMTLHEVNEAATLVADKSDDQADIIFGAVVDGTLGDEVRVTVIAAGFDRSRRPSGFASGRLQGDDDLIPSFVQG
- a CDS encoding FtsQ-type POTRA domain-containing protein; translated protein: MSMEPRLEHRRREVRETAARGRLKTVLSAMALAAVLGIGAWFVQSPWLAVQQIGLYGVDRSDAAAVVEEAGVRVDVPMLRVRPRAVEELLEQDPWISRAKVSRTFPHTVEIQIHERTPIAGFQWGTRWLLIAADGMLLGPADHVPDDAALLLLGDVDPGAPGEIVGPGLVGGAVEYVAALPVPMRSGTVVEVRNGELWSRTASVYVRLGAPVDMAEKAAALEAVLADGVPEGSVVNLIAPSRPAVEGSS